The following coding sequences lie in one Peribacillus frigoritolerans genomic window:
- a CDS encoding acetyltransferase — MKIVLIGEGGHSKVIKDMIDRADGYELIGYLDDKYDRTIVKGHLFFAPLSIVSDLLEQFKDIKFIVAIGNNHIRKKVVEELNIPDSYYVSVIHPSSIISPSIKIGVGTVVMPSTVINADAKIGRHSIINTASVIEHDSEIGDFVHISPHATLTGAVKVDEGTHVGAGSTLIPNVNIGEWSVIGAGATVINNIQSHSLAVGTPAKMKKIGIGDV; from the coding sequence ATGAAAATTGTATTAATTGGGGAAGGCGGTCATAGTAAAGTTATAAAGGACATGATTGATAGAGCTGATGGTTACGAATTAATTGGATACCTAGACGATAAATATGATAGAACAATCGTGAAAGGTCATCTGTTTTTTGCACCGCTTTCAATCGTATCCGATTTATTAGAGCAATTCAAGGATATAAAATTCATTGTTGCAATAGGTAATAACCATATTCGTAAAAAAGTTGTAGAGGAATTGAATATACCTGATTCTTATTATGTATCGGTGATTCACCCTTCTTCCATTATTAGTCCAAGCATAAAGATAGGAGTAGGGACAGTAGTCATGCCATCAACTGTCATCAATGCTGATGCTAAAATTGGCCGTCATTCAATCATCAATACAGCTTCTGTGATAGAACATGATAGCGAAATAGGTGATTTCGTACATATATCACCCCATGCGACATTAACTGGTGCCGTAAAAGTAGATGAAGGGACTCATGTAGGTGCCGGTTCTACACTGATACCAAATGTGAATATCGGAGAATGGTCCGTGATTGGTGCTGGAGCTACTGTTATAAATAACATTCAATCCCATAGTTTAGCAGTCGGAACCCCTGCAAAAATGAAAAAAATAGGTATAGGAGATGTGTAG
- a CDS encoding sugar transferase: MKRIIDFLISFILLVILSPIMMILGILIKFNLGTPILFKQTRPGFNGKPFTLYKFRSMNNQTDEHGIPLPDHLRLTRFGNTLRKLSLDELPQLVNVVKGDLSLVGPRPLLMEYLPLYNDDQAKRHDVRPGITGWAQVNGRNAISWEEKFTLDVWYVNHQSFLLDFKILLLTIVKVVRSEGVNSGTNETMLPFRGSDNQEREGQG; encoded by the coding sequence ATGAAAAGAATAATTGATTTTTTAATTTCATTTATTTTATTAGTTATCCTAAGTCCAATAATGATGATACTAGGAATTTTAATAAAGTTTAACCTTGGAACGCCTATACTTTTTAAACAAACAAGACCAGGTTTTAATGGAAAGCCTTTTACCCTTTATAAATTTCGTTCCATGAATAATCAAACCGATGAACACGGTATACCCCTTCCTGACCATTTGAGATTAACCAGATTTGGAAATACACTTAGAAAGTTAAGTCTAGATGAATTGCCACAGTTAGTTAATGTTGTTAAAGGTGATCTTAGTTTAGTCGGACCACGTCCTTTATTAATGGAATACCTTCCTTTATATAACGACGATCAAGCTAAACGTCATGATGTTCGTCCTGGTATAACTGGTTGGGCACAAGTAAATGGTAGAAATGCGATATCATGGGAAGAAAAATTCACATTGGACGTTTGGTATGTAAATCATCAATCATTTTTACTCGATTTTAAAATATTATTACTCACGATAGTAAAAGTGGTTAGATCTGAAGGAGTAAATTCAGGGACAAATGAAACCATGCTTCCCTTTAGGGGATCTGATAATCAGGAAAGAGAGGGGCAGGGATGA
- the galE gene encoding UDP-glucose 4-epimerase GalE, translating to MAILVTGGAGFIGSHTCIELLNEGYEIIVVDNFSNSKPESLKRVCEITGKSIMIYHLDLLDSQSLEKVFLVNQIEAVIHFAGLKAVGESVKESLKYYKNNITTTIIICDLMQKYSVKKLVFSSSATVYGLPDTVPISEGFPLKALNPYGRTKLMVEEILQDIYISDNEWSITILRYFNPIGAHESGLIGEDPSGTPNNLMPYITKVAVGQLNVLNIFGNGYSTKDGTGVRDYIHVVDLANGHVAALDKTLKSTGVNIYNLGTGIGYSVLEVVSAFELATGVKIPINITHSRPGDAAICYANPKKAEKELNWIANKSIHEMCEDSWRWQSRNPDGYKINEELENPRLIQSEDFLIPNN from the coding sequence ATGGCAATACTGGTCACCGGCGGAGCTGGATTCATCGGCAGCCATACATGCATAGAGCTCTTGAATGAAGGTTATGAGATTATTGTGGTAGATAATTTTTCTAATAGTAAACCCGAATCGCTAAAACGTGTTTGTGAAATAACAGGAAAATCCATCATGATTTATCATTTGGATCTTTTAGATTCGCAATCTTTAGAAAAAGTGTTCCTAGTAAATCAAATTGAAGCAGTTATCCACTTTGCCGGACTTAAAGCGGTAGGTGAATCTGTTAAAGAATCTCTGAAATATTATAAAAACAATATCACTACGACCATTATAATTTGTGACCTTATGCAAAAATATAGTGTAAAAAAACTGGTATTTAGTTCATCTGCCACTGTATATGGGTTGCCGGATACAGTACCAATATCAGAAGGATTTCCCTTAAAAGCTTTGAATCCATATGGCAGGACAAAATTAATGGTCGAAGAAATTCTTCAGGACATATATATTTCAGACAATGAATGGAGCATTACAATCCTGAGATATTTCAATCCAATAGGAGCACATGAAAGCGGCTTGATAGGTGAAGATCCAAGCGGAACCCCTAATAACTTAATGCCATATATCACTAAAGTGGCCGTAGGTCAGTTAAATGTACTTAATATTTTCGGAAATGGTTATTCAACGAAAGATGGGACAGGTGTAAGAGATTATATACATGTAGTTGATCTTGCAAATGGCCATGTAGCAGCACTGGATAAAACTCTAAAATCAACCGGTGTTAATATTTATAATCTTGGAACTGGAATAGGATACAGCGTGTTAGAAGTAGTGTCAGCTTTTGAATTAGCAACAGGAGTGAAAATCCCCATTAACATTACACATTCTAGGCCGGGAGATGCCGCCATTTGTTATGCAAATCCTAAGAAAGCGGAAAAAGAATTAAACTGGATTGCAAACAAAAGCATTCACGAAATGTGTGAGGATTCTTGGAGATGGCAATCACGTAATCCTGATGGATATAAAATAAATGAAGAATTGGAAAATCCCCGCTTAATACAAAGCGAGGATTTTTTAATACCAAATAATTAG
- a CDS encoding glycosyltransferase gives MKKKILITSFDLAIGGVERSLIGLLNQIDYAKYDVDLLLFKHEGEFLSYIPDGPNLLPEEPSYTTFRKSIQQIVKEGFYPIAISRVIAKYSGVVHGKVKKVEEPGYLSIQYGWELTTRHLPNLNKEYDVAIGFLWPHHFIGDKVKAKKKIGWIHTDYSNIYVNKKIEKKMWGKIDDIVVVSEECSQTFLDVFPDFKEKTTVIENILSPDFVREQAKADIPKEIINLPGKTILVTVGRLTHAKGLDEAIRACKKLIDEGFDIQWYVVGYGPLENELRNLIKKLGVEKQFILLGKKTNPYPYIAACDIYVQPSRYEGKAVTIREAQVLGKPVVITNFPTAKSQADNGFDALITECGQDGIARGIAKMIVDDEFRGAIVSNVLSKDYGNENEINKIYGLINN, from the coding sequence ATGAAGAAAAAGATTTTGATCACATCTTTTGACTTGGCAATCGGAGGAGTCGAAAGAAGTCTAATAGGATTGTTAAATCAAATCGATTATGCTAAATACGATGTCGATTTATTATTATTTAAACATGAAGGAGAATTCCTGTCATATATCCCGGACGGTCCCAATTTATTACCGGAAGAACCTTCGTATACAACCTTTAGAAAATCAATTCAACAAATAGTAAAAGAGGGTTTTTATCCTATCGCTATCTCTAGAGTCATCGCAAAGTATTCAGGTGTAGTACATGGAAAAGTAAAAAAGGTTGAAGAACCAGGTTATTTATCCATTCAGTACGGTTGGGAGCTAACTACCCGTCATTTACCAAATCTTAATAAAGAATATGATGTTGCCATAGGTTTTTTATGGCCGCATCACTTTATCGGGGATAAAGTCAAAGCCAAGAAGAAAATCGGTTGGATTCATACCGATTATTCCAATATTTATGTGAATAAGAAAATAGAGAAGAAAATGTGGGGGAAAATAGATGATATTGTAGTGGTTTCTGAAGAATGTTCACAAACTTTTTTAGATGTTTTTCCTGACTTCAAGGAAAAAACAACCGTAATCGAAAATATTCTTTCTCCAGATTTTGTTAGAGAACAAGCAAAGGCAGATATTCCAAAAGAAATCATTAATTTGCCTGGAAAAACCATATTAGTAACAGTGGGACGTTTAACACATGCAAAAGGTTTAGATGAAGCAATAAGAGCTTGTAAAAAACTAATAGACGAGGGATTTGACATTCAGTGGTATGTGGTAGGTTATGGACCTCTCGAAAACGAGTTAAGAAATTTAATAAAGAAATTAGGAGTAGAAAAGCAATTTATATTATTAGGGAAGAAAACCAATCCATATCCATATATTGCAGCTTGTGATATTTATGTTCAACCCTCACGCTATGAAGGTAAAGCAGTAACAATACGAGAAGCACAAGTACTAGGTAAACCAGTTGTAATAACCAATTTCCCTACCGCAAAAAGCCAAGCGGATAATGGGTTTGATGCTTTAATTACAGAGTGCGGTCAGGATGGAATTGCCAGAGGGATTGCAAAAATGATTGTAGACGATGAATTTAGGGGGGCAATAGTTTCGAACGTACTTTCAAAGGATTATGGCAATGAAAATGAAATTAATAAAATCTATGGATTAATTAACAATTAA
- a CDS encoding glycosyltransferase family 1 protein, translated as MVKLSAPLRILHIVSAMDRGGAETIIMNIYRNLDREKIQFDFVTHSNKKEDFEDEIIGLGGKLIKIPSLGKVGPISYLKELNRIMSSNPYQAVHAHTDYQAGFPALAAKIAGIKIRICHSHSNNWAKGNHFKERFTLKLLQTIMKISANRFCGCSPEAAQFMFGKQRVKNGKVTILKNGINVNDFTETNVNSKDSIIREFGLNEDVKIIGHVGRFSESKNHLFILQFLNTLLKKDRRFFALLIGDGPLRLEIEQKAEALGIQENIKFLGVRTDIPRLMKAFDVFIFPSLFEGFGIAALEAQGSGTPCIMSDTLPKSIDMDLGLASFISLQEPLDVWCNEVIRSLLIDTPDNETIKRKISNKGYDIHGNVRDWLRLYDVS; from the coding sequence TTGGTTAAATTAAGTGCTCCTTTGAGAATATTACATATTGTCAGTGCAATGGATCGTGGCGGGGCAGAAACAATTATTATGAATATATATAGAAATCTGGACAGAGAGAAGATTCAATTTGACTTTGTTACCCATTCAAATAAGAAAGAAGATTTTGAAGATGAAATTATTGGTTTAGGTGGAAAACTGATTAAAATACCAAGCTTAGGTAAAGTTGGTCCAATATCCTATCTTAAAGAACTAAATAGAATTATGTCTTCCAACCCTTACCAAGCTGTTCATGCCCATACGGATTATCAAGCAGGCTTTCCAGCATTAGCAGCAAAGATAGCAGGGATTAAAATAAGGATCTGTCATTCACACAGTAATAATTGGGCAAAAGGAAACCATTTCAAAGAAAGATTTACGCTTAAGCTCCTTCAAACAATCATGAAAATTTCTGCTAATAGATTTTGCGGATGTAGTCCTGAGGCCGCTCAATTCATGTTTGGTAAACAAAGAGTAAAAAATGGAAAAGTCACGATATTAAAGAATGGAATAAATGTAAACGACTTTACTGAAACAAATGTAAATAGTAAGGATAGTATCATTAGAGAGTTTGGTTTAAACGAAGATGTAAAAATCATTGGACATGTGGGGCGGTTTTCGGAGTCGAAAAACCACCTTTTTATTTTGCAATTTTTAAATACATTATTAAAGAAAGATAGAAGGTTTTTTGCCCTTTTAATCGGAGATGGTCCTTTAAGACTGGAAATAGAGCAAAAAGCAGAAGCGTTAGGAATTCAAGAAAATATCAAGTTCTTAGGTGTAAGAACGGATATTCCTAGATTAATGAAAGCTTTTGATGTTTTCATATTCCCATCATTATTCGAAGGCTTTGGAATTGCTGCATTAGAAGCACAAGGATCTGGAACGCCTTGCATTATGTCGGATACTTTACCAAAAAGTATAGATATGGACCTGGGCTTAGCATCATTTATTAGTTTGCAGGAGCCACTAGATGTTTGGTGTAACGAAGTAATTAGATCCTTATTGATCGATACACCTGACAATGAAACTATTAAAAGAAAAATATCGAATAAGGGTTATGATATACATGGGAATGTTAGGGATTGGTTAAGGCTATATGATGTTTCCTGA
- a CDS encoding EpsG family protein, which produces MTILWINLAIVFIFSYLGRYFSTYSLITPTGLYDFKPNKMLVFLAAVCLVCVSGLRTNIGDTFNYKNIYIENDFTWEYISSQKDMGFGILQMLLKKFSDDPQILIFTTAMITNVLIVMVLYKYSRLFELSTFVYITGGLHLVSMNGIRQVLAAAIIFTATKYLINGNFMKYSLIVLIASTFHQSALILIPIYFLVRTKAWTKSTIAWLSFSVIVVLGYEQFSSLLFSAIEDSQYSDYSKFNEGGANILRVAVSAAPLVIAYLGKDKLREIFPKSDYIVNMALLGLIFMIVSTQQWIFARISIYFNLYQLILISWLIELFSKKDQKLLYYSIIALFFVLYFYENVTSLNILYKSEILENLF; this is translated from the coding sequence ATGACCATACTTTGGATCAATCTCGCCATCGTATTTATTTTTTCATATTTAGGTAGGTATTTTTCAACATATTCACTTATAACACCGACTGGATTATATGACTTTAAACCGAATAAGATGTTGGTTTTTTTAGCTGCTGTATGTTTAGTATGTGTTTCGGGACTCAGGACAAATATTGGTGATACTTTCAATTATAAAAATATTTATATCGAAAATGACTTTACTTGGGAGTATATATCTTCACAAAAGGATATGGGATTTGGCATTCTGCAGATGTTATTAAAGAAATTCTCGGATGACCCTCAGATACTGATTTTTACAACTGCTATGATCACAAATGTTTTAATTGTCATGGTTTTATATAAATATTCACGACTTTTTGAACTAAGCACCTTTGTATATATTACAGGTGGTTTGCATTTAGTATCAATGAATGGAATACGGCAAGTGCTTGCAGCTGCCATTATTTTTACAGCTACTAAATATTTAATAAACGGAAATTTTATGAAATACTCATTAATTGTTTTAATAGCATCTACATTTCACCAAAGTGCTCTTATCCTTATACCCATTTATTTTTTAGTTAGAACAAAAGCTTGGACAAAGTCCACTATTGCCTGGTTATCTTTTTCGGTCATTGTCGTTTTGGGTTATGAACAATTCTCTTCCTTATTATTTTCAGCTATCGAGGACTCACAATATAGTGACTATTCTAAATTTAATGAAGGGGGAGCTAATATACTCAGAGTAGCTGTAAGCGCCGCTCCCTTAGTTATTGCATATTTAGGTAAAGATAAACTTCGTGAAATATTTCCAAAAAGTGACTATATAGTAAATATGGCATTGTTGGGTCTGATTTTTATGATTGTTTCAACTCAACAATGGATATTTGCAAGGATTTCCATCTACTTTAATTTATATCAACTCATTCTGATTTCCTGGCTTATTGAGCTATTCAGTAAGAAAGATCAAAAACTATTATATTATTCAATAATTGCTTTATTTTTTGTTCTTTATTTTTATGAAAATGTTACCAGTTTGAATATTTTGTATAAAAGTGAAATATTAGAAAACCTATTTTGA
- a CDS encoding glycosyltransferase family 2 protein: MKTLTVFTPTYNRSYCLEKCYKSLVRQNNKDFIWLIIDDGSTDNTKEMAHHWIQEKKIDIKYYWQENQGMHGAHNTAYKIIETELNVCIDSDDYMADGAVESILSFWRKHGNENVSGIAALDATIDHQIIGSRLPEKLKSSTLFDLYNKYGVTGDKKLVYRTELTKQYPYPVFKNEKYVGLAYKYYMLDKKYELLLMNEVLCHVEYLPDGSSRNMYNQYLKNPRGFSFYRKELMKLPFGGKLFKYKQAIHYVSSNLLMKNPKLFIETPKKALTVLAFPLGILLYALIISKTRTRLIERN; this comes from the coding sequence ATGAAAACTTTAACAGTGTTTACTCCAACCTATAATAGGTCTTATTGTCTAGAAAAATGTTATAAGAGCTTAGTACGTCAAAACAATAAAGATTTTATTTGGTTAATTATTGATGATGGATCAACAGATAATACAAAAGAAATGGCACATCATTGGATTCAGGAAAAGAAAATTGATATTAAGTATTACTGGCAAGAAAATCAAGGAATGCATGGTGCACATAATACAGCCTATAAAATAATTGAAACGGAATTGAATGTTTGTATTGATTCCGATGACTATATGGCGGATGGGGCAGTAGAAAGTATCCTTTCATTTTGGAGAAAGCATGGTAACGAAAATGTAAGTGGTATAGCAGCTTTAGATGCAACAATTGATCATCAAATTATAGGGTCAAGGTTACCAGAGAAATTAAAAAGTTCTACATTGTTTGATCTCTATAACAAATATGGTGTAACAGGAGACAAGAAATTGGTTTATCGAACAGAATTGACGAAGCAATATCCCTATCCTGTTTTTAAAAACGAGAAATATGTAGGGCTAGCATATAAATACTATATGCTGGATAAGAAATATGAATTGTTACTGATGAATGAAGTGCTGTGTCATGTTGAATATCTTCCTGATGGATCCTCTCGAAATATGTATAACCAATATCTTAAAAATCCTAGAGGCTTCTCATTTTACCGGAAAGAGCTTATGAAGTTACCTTTTGGAGGGAAGCTTTTCAAATATAAGCAAGCCATTCATTATGTATCAAGCAACCTACTAATGAAAAACCCGAAGCTGTTCATTGAAACTCCTAAGAAAGCACTCACTGTTTTGGCCTTTCCATTAGGCATACTTTTATATGCTTTGATCATCAGTAAAACAAGGACTAGGTTAATTGAAAGGAATTAA
- a CDS encoding glycosyltransferase family 1 protein produces the protein MGNPLRILHVVVNMNRGGAETLIMNLYRNMDRSKIQFDFLTSKEGVFDDEIVKLGGKIHRIPYISDVGHFAYKKQLDGFFRKNHSYKVVHAHMDKMSGIVLQAAKKAGIPKRISHSHNTQSEGGLASRIYKWYAGTLILPNATNLLACSRQAAQWLFKDKTNNANILKNGIEYQLFSFSPETRCKLRKELNIESDACVLGHVGRFAQQKNHAFLIDIFANFIREKENSYLILVGDGPLKPEILAKVKAHKLEEKVKFLGIRSDINQVLQAFDVFVFPSLHEGLPVSLIEAQAAGLPCLISDQISKEVDLGINLIKFLPITSKSEWTSHLMKLTTNNTKRSIQPDSLSKQGYSINETANELKDFYISMSG, from the coding sequence ATGGGGAATCCACTAAGGATCCTGCATGTTGTCGTTAATATGAATAGGGGCGGAGCGGAAACCTTGATCATGAACTTGTATCGCAATATGGACCGCTCGAAAATTCAATTTGATTTTCTTACATCCAAAGAAGGCGTATTTGATGATGAAATCGTAAAACTTGGCGGTAAGATTCATAGAATTCCTTATATTTCTGATGTAGGTCACTTTGCTTATAAAAAACAGTTAGATGGATTCTTTAGGAAAAATCATTCCTATAAGGTCGTTCATGCCCATATGGATAAAATGAGCGGAATCGTTCTTCAAGCAGCTAAAAAAGCAGGAATTCCAAAAAGAATTTCACATAGTCATAACACCCAAAGTGAAGGTGGCTTAGCTTCCAGGATTTATAAATGGTATGCAGGGACATTGATCCTGCCCAATGCTACAAATTTATTAGCTTGTTCTAGACAGGCAGCACAGTGGTTATTTAAAGATAAGACAAATAATGCCAATATTTTAAAAAACGGCATTGAATACCAATTATTTTCTTTCTCACCTGAGACAAGATGTAAATTAAGAAAAGAATTAAATATCGAAAGTGATGCATGTGTTTTAGGACACGTTGGAAGATTTGCTCAACAAAAAAATCATGCTTTTTTGATTGATATCTTTGCAAATTTTATTAGAGAAAAGGAAAATTCCTACTTGATTTTAGTCGGAGATGGGCCATTGAAACCAGAAATCTTAGCAAAGGTTAAAGCTCATAAATTAGAAGAAAAAGTTAAATTCCTTGGGATACGGAGTGATATAAATCAAGTCCTACAAGCCTTCGATGTTTTTGTCTTTCCTTCTTTACATGAAGGATTGCCGGTTTCACTTATCGAAGCTCAGGCAGCTGGACTGCCTTGCTTAATCTCGGACCAAATTTCCAAAGAGGTAGACTTGGGTATCAATCTTATTAAATTTCTGCCCATTACCAGTAAATCAGAATGGACCTCCCATTTAATGAAATTAACTACTAACAATACGAAAAGAAGTATACAACCGGATTCATTATCCAAACAGGGGTATTCGATAAATGAAACAGCCAATGAACTAAAAGATTTTTATATATCAATGTCAGGGTGA
- a CDS encoding glycosyltransferase family 4 protein, which yields MMEKKVLFCATKDYHFEAFHLPYFKWFKEQGYKVHTAAHGDLNLPFVDKKHVIPIQRSPFKKENIMAYKELKYIIDNNNFQIIHCHTPMGGVLGRLAGRKARERDTKMLYTAHGFHFFKGAPILNWLVYYPIEKFLARMTDCLITINNEDFQIAIQRNFRAQEITHILGVGVDTNQYHPVSTNKKTELRLEKGYCEEDFLMFYAAEFNKNKNQQLLLRAFSLIKEEVSNARLLLAGDGALLDECKMLADSLGIRNRVDFLGFRKDIDELLKISDLAVASSLREGLPVNIMEAMACGLPIIANENRGHRELVFNGQNGWLIGRNDEKSFSEKVIKIAGNMGMRKMLGESSYKMVERKYSTKKILEAKSQLYKSYMEDTEERVWGIH from the coding sequence ATGATGGAGAAAAAAGTCCTATTTTGTGCAACAAAGGATTATCATTTTGAAGCGTTTCACTTGCCATATTTTAAATGGTTTAAAGAGCAAGGGTATAAGGTTCATACAGCGGCACATGGTGATTTGAATCTCCCATTTGTTGATAAAAAGCATGTTATTCCCATTCAGAGGTCTCCATTTAAAAAAGAAAACATTATGGCATACAAAGAATTAAAGTACATCATCGATAACAATAATTTTCAAATCATTCATTGTCATACCCCAATGGGGGGAGTTCTAGGCAGACTTGCTGGTCGGAAAGCGAGAGAACGTGATACAAAAATGCTATATACGGCACACGGCTTCCATTTTTTCAAAGGCGCTCCTATCCTAAACTGGCTAGTCTACTATCCCATTGAAAAATTTTTAGCAAGAATGACAGATTGTTTGATTACGATCAATAATGAAGATTTTCAAATTGCCATACAAAGAAACTTCAGGGCACAGGAGATTACTCATATCCTTGGTGTTGGAGTTGATACAAATCAATACCATCCTGTCTCCACAAATAAGAAAACTGAACTAAGGTTAGAAAAAGGGTATTGTGAAGAGGATTTCCTTATGTTTTATGCAGCCGAGTTCAATAAAAACAAAAACCAGCAACTATTGCTTCGAGCTTTTTCCTTGATAAAAGAGGAGGTTTCAAATGCAAGGTTACTATTGGCCGGAGATGGAGCATTATTAGACGAATGCAAGATGCTTGCAGATTCTTTAGGAATTAGAAATAGGGTTGATTTTCTTGGTTTTCGGAAAGATATTGATGAATTATTGAAAATCAGTGATCTCGCTGTAGCGTCAAGTTTGAGAGAAGGACTACCGGTAAATATCATGGAAGCAATGGCTTGTGGGCTGCCAATAATAGCTAATGAAAATAGAGGCCATAGGGAGTTGGTCTTCAATGGTCAAAATGGGTGGTTAATTGGCAGGAATGATGAAAAATCATTTTCTGAAAAGGTCATAAAAATTGCTGGAAATATGGGTATGAGAAAAATGCTTGGTGAAAGTAGCTATAAAATGGTGGAAAGGAAATATAGTACAAAAAAAATCTTGGAAGCTAAAAGCCAACTTTATAAATCCTACATGGAAGATACGGAGGAAAGAGTATGGGGAATCCACTAA
- a CDS encoding polysaccharide biosynthesis protein produces the protein MTYQQRLSLFILIDSCIVLSAIFLGRFLVDASIYVFTIPIVLSSVTILLSHHIFAITFHLYKKAWEYASIGELVIIFKTVTVSIFTTSIVQALLFQDVYYRLLAVTWLLHMLLIGGSRFCWRMFRDQYLIKYENKKRTLIIGAGSAGTMVARQLLKNNDVDLLPVAFIDDNVRKHNLDILGIPVVGGVGKISGKVEALNIEHIIIAIPSLNKQEMNRIFHECAKTNAKTQILPMLEDLLTGKLSVNKFRDVQVQDLLGREPVELDIDVISEYVTEKVILVTGAGGSIGSEICRQISKFNPSRLILLGHGENSIYTIEMELKETYKNKKIEFLTEIADLQDQKKMLAVMAEYQPDVVYHAAAHKHVPLMERNPEEAVKNNLIGTRNVANAASWSGVKTFVMISSDKAVNPTSVMGSTKRLAEMTIQQINKESKTKFVAVRFGNVLGSRGSVIPLFTKQIEKGGPVTVTHPDMIRYFMTIPEASRLVIQAGALAQGGEIFVLDMGHPVKIVDLAKNLIKLSGHSEDDISIEFTGTRPGEKLFEELLNQDEIHEKQIYPNIYIGKTGNLYSKEIEDIINSYPDMDKESLRKKLVDLANERDTAPLLVQVSN, from the coding sequence TTGACATATCAGCAAAGACTATCACTTTTTATATTAATAGATTCATGTATTGTCTTATCAGCTATTTTTTTAGGGCGATTTTTAGTAGATGCCAGTATTTATGTTTTTACTATTCCGATTGTGCTCAGCTCTGTTACGATTCTCCTCAGCCATCATATTTTTGCTATTACCTTTCATCTATATAAAAAAGCGTGGGAGTATGCGAGCATAGGTGAATTAGTCATTATATTCAAAACTGTTACGGTATCAATTTTTACTACATCAATCGTACAGGCGCTCCTTTTTCAAGATGTATATTATCGGTTGTTGGCGGTAACTTGGTTACTTCACATGCTATTGATAGGCGGATCAAGATTTTGTTGGAGGATGTTTAGAGATCAATACTTAATCAAATATGAAAATAAGAAAAGAACGTTAATAATAGGGGCAGGTTCAGCAGGTACGATGGTTGCCCGGCAATTATTAAAGAATAATGATGTGGATTTATTACCAGTAGCATTTATTGATGATAACGTACGAAAACATAATCTTGATATTTTAGGCATACCTGTTGTGGGAGGAGTGGGCAAAATTTCCGGAAAAGTTGAAGCATTGAATATCGAACATATTATCATTGCCATTCCTTCATTGAATAAACAGGAAATGAATCGAATTTTCCATGAATGTGCAAAAACAAATGCTAAGACACAAATCCTCCCAATGTTAGAAGATTTATTAACAGGAAAGCTTTCAGTCAATAAATTTAGAGATGTACAGGTTCAAGATCTTCTTGGAAGAGAACCTGTAGAATTAGATATTGATGTAATTTCAGAGTATGTAACCGAAAAGGTAATTCTAGTCACTGGGGCTGGAGGTTCAATTGGATCAGAAATTTGCCGCCAAATTTCTAAATTTAATCCATCAAGGTTAATTTTACTCGGTCATGGTGAAAACAGTATTTATACAATAGAAATGGAGTTGAAAGAAACATATAAAAACAAAAAAATCGAGTTTTTAACAGAAATTGCTGATCTTCAAGATCAAAAAAAAATGCTGGCTGTTATGGCAGAATATCAACCAGATGTCGTTTATCATGCAGCAGCACATAAACATGTACCATTGATGGAGCGAAACCCTGAAGAAGCCGTCAAAAATAACTTAATAGGTACAAGGAATGTTGCCAATGCGGCTAGCTGGAGCGGAGTAAAGACTTTTGTGATGATATCCAGTGATAAGGCAGTTAACCCTACGAGTGTTATGGGCTCCACAAAAAGGCTAGCGGAAATGACGATTCAACAAATAAATAAAGAAAGCAAAACGAAGTTTGTAGCCGTTCGTTTTGGGAATGTGCTGGGGAGCAGAGGAAGTGTCATCCCGCTATTCACCAAACAAATTGAAAAAGGCGGGCCAGTCACAGTGACACATCCTGATATGATTCGTTATTTCATGACTATCCCTGAAGCTTCAAGACTTGTCATCCAAGCGGGGGCGTTAGCACAAGGCGGGGAGATTTTTGTACTTGATATGGGCCATCCAGTGAAGATTGTAGATTTGGCGAAAAACTTGATTAAACTCTCCGGACATTCTGAAGATGATATATCAATAGAATTCACGGGAACAAGACCAGGTGAAAAACTATTTGAAGAGCTGTTGAATCAAGATGAAATTCATGAAAAACAAATATATCCAAATATTTACATAGGGAAGACGGGGAATTTATATTCAAAGGAGATTGAAGATATTATAAACAGTTATCCTGATATGGATAAAGAATCACTAAGAAAAAAACTTGTAGATCTGGCGAATGAGCGTGACACTGCCCCTTTACTTGTGCAAGTTTCCAACTAA